A stretch of Megalobrama amblycephala isolate DHTTF-2021 linkage group LG14, ASM1881202v1, whole genome shotgun sequence DNA encodes these proteins:
- the bcat1 gene encoding branched-chain-amino-acid aminotransferase, cytosolic isoform X2 yields MMSEWELENNGVADNASSFKAADTVIQLAKTHKPKPDLNGLMFGTVFTDHMLTIEWSLEEGWQKPHIQPFGNLSIHPGCSALHYAVQLFEGMKAYRGPDNKVRLFRPMMNMNRMQKSAHRACLPSFDGAELLECIRKLVEVDQDWVPHSDSASLYIRPTFLGTEPTLGVKKPSSALLFVILSPVGSYFSTGAKPVSLWADSKYIRAWRGGTGDCKMGGNYGASIYAQYEAVDYGCQQVLWLYGDNHQITEVGTMNLFLYWINEKGEEELTTPPLDGIILPGVTRQSILELARKWGEFKVSERYLTMADLQQALEENRVREMFGSGTACVVSPVGRILYQGENLHIPCEGSFPPLASRLLKELTDIQYGRTPSDWSCII; encoded by the exons ATGATGTCTGAGTGG GAGCTTGAGAATAATGGTGTGGCTGACAATGCCTCTAGCTTTAAG GCCGCAGACACAGTGATACAGTTAGCAAAGACCCATAAGCCAAAACCTGACCTAAATGGCCTGATGTTTGGGACGGTTTTCACTGACCACATGCTGACCATCGAGTGGAGTCTTGAGGAAGGCTGGCAAAAGCCGCATATCCAGCCTTTTGGGAATCTGTCCATACATCCAGGCTGTTCTGCCCTGCATTACGCTGTACAG CTTTTTGAGGGTATGAAGGCGTACCGGGGTCCAGATAACAAAGTGCGTCTCTTCAGACCCATGATGAACATGAATCGGATGCAGAAGTCCGCCCACAGGGCCTGTCTGCCT AGTTTTGATGGTGCAGAGTTGTTGGAGTGCATCAGGAAGTTGGTGGAGGTGGATCAGGACTGGGTTCCCCACTCAGACTCTGCCAGTTTGTACATCCGTCCCACCTTCCTGGGCACAGAG cCCACCCTTGGTGTGAAGAAGCCCTCCAGTGCATTGCTGTTCGTCATCCTCAGTCCTGTGGGATCGTACTTCagcacaggagctaaaccagtGTCTCTGTGGGCCGACTCTAAATACATACGAGCTTGGAGAGGAGGGACGGGAGACTGCAAGATGGGAGG AAACTATGGAGCGTCTATCTATGCCCAGTATGAGGCCGTGGATTACGGCTGTCAGCAGGTTCTGTGGCTGTATGGAGACAACCATCAGATCACAGAGGTCGGCACCATGAACCTTTTCCTCTACTGGATCAATGAGAAAGGAG aGGAGGAGCTCACAACACCACCTTTAGATGGCATAATTCTGCCGGGAGTTACACGGCAAAGCATCCTAGAACTTGCTCGCAAATGG GGTGAGTTTAAAGTGTCCGAGCGCTATTTGACCATGGCCGACCTTCAGCAGGCTCTGGAGGAAAACCGAGTGAGGGAGATGTTTGGTTCTGGAACAGCTTGTGTCGTTAGCCCAGTTGGCAGGATCTTATATCAGGGAGAG AATCTACATATTCCATGTGAGGGAAGCTTTCCTCCACTTGCCTCCAGACTGTTAAAGGAGCTCACAGATATTCAG TATGGACGGACCCCCAGTGACTGGTCTTGCATCATATAA
- the bcat1 gene encoding branched-chain-amino-acid aminotransferase, cytosolic isoform X1, giving the protein MASVASATSAPSSSHSHKELENNGVADNASSFKAADTVIQLAKTHKPKPDLNGLMFGTVFTDHMLTIEWSLEEGWQKPHIQPFGNLSIHPGCSALHYAVQLFEGMKAYRGPDNKVRLFRPMMNMNRMQKSAHRACLPSFDGAELLECIRKLVEVDQDWVPHSDSASLYIRPTFLGTEPTLGVKKPSSALLFVILSPVGSYFSTGAKPVSLWADSKYIRAWRGGTGDCKMGGNYGASIYAQYEAVDYGCQQVLWLYGDNHQITEVGTMNLFLYWINEKGEEELTTPPLDGIILPGVTRQSILELARKWGEFKVSERYLTMADLQQALEENRVREMFGSGTACVVSPVGRILYQGENLHIPCEGSFPPLASRLLKELTDIQYGRTPSDWSCII; this is encoded by the exons ATGGCGAGCGTTGCATCAGCCACGAGCGCACCATCATCATCTCATTCTCACAAG GAGCTTGAGAATAATGGTGTGGCTGACAATGCCTCTAGCTTTAAG GCCGCAGACACAGTGATACAGTTAGCAAAGACCCATAAGCCAAAACCTGACCTAAATGGCCTGATGTTTGGGACGGTTTTCACTGACCACATGCTGACCATCGAGTGGAGTCTTGAGGAAGGCTGGCAAAAGCCGCATATCCAGCCTTTTGGGAATCTGTCCATACATCCAGGCTGTTCTGCCCTGCATTACGCTGTACAG CTTTTTGAGGGTATGAAGGCGTACCGGGGTCCAGATAACAAAGTGCGTCTCTTCAGACCCATGATGAACATGAATCGGATGCAGAAGTCCGCCCACAGGGCCTGTCTGCCT AGTTTTGATGGTGCAGAGTTGTTGGAGTGCATCAGGAAGTTGGTGGAGGTGGATCAGGACTGGGTTCCCCACTCAGACTCTGCCAGTTTGTACATCCGTCCCACCTTCCTGGGCACAGAG cCCACCCTTGGTGTGAAGAAGCCCTCCAGTGCATTGCTGTTCGTCATCCTCAGTCCTGTGGGATCGTACTTCagcacaggagctaaaccagtGTCTCTGTGGGCCGACTCTAAATACATACGAGCTTGGAGAGGAGGGACGGGAGACTGCAAGATGGGAGG AAACTATGGAGCGTCTATCTATGCCCAGTATGAGGCCGTGGATTACGGCTGTCAGCAGGTTCTGTGGCTGTATGGAGACAACCATCAGATCACAGAGGTCGGCACCATGAACCTTTTCCTCTACTGGATCAATGAGAAAGGAG aGGAGGAGCTCACAACACCACCTTTAGATGGCATAATTCTGCCGGGAGTTACACGGCAAAGCATCCTAGAACTTGCTCGCAAATGG GGTGAGTTTAAAGTGTCCGAGCGCTATTTGACCATGGCCGACCTTCAGCAGGCTCTGGAGGAAAACCGAGTGAGGGAGATGTTTGGTTCTGGAACAGCTTGTGTCGTTAGCCCAGTTGGCAGGATCTTATATCAGGGAGAG AATCTACATATTCCATGTGAGGGAAGCTTTCCTCCACTTGCCTCCAGACTGTTAAAGGAGCTCACAGATATTCAG TATGGACGGACCCCCAGTGACTGGTCTTGCATCATATAA